One segment of Spirochaetota bacterium DNA contains the following:
- a CDS encoding winged helix-turn-helix domain-containing protein: MPRGLRTPEDAFRRPILEALVELGGKASLSEVLDLVGTKMRSKLTRYDHEPLPSDPKSIRWRNTAQWCRNTLVREGLMKSDSPHGIWEITEAGKKWLKHESPQ; this comes from the coding sequence TTGCCGCGAGGACTTCGAACCCCAGAGGACGCTTTTCGCCGTCCCATCCTGGAAGCCCTTGTAGAGCTCGGCGGCAAAGCCTCCCTGAGCGAGGTTCTCGACCTTGTCGGAACAAAAATGCGTTCCAAGCTGACGAGATACGATCATGAGCCATTGCCATCGGATCCCAAATCCATTCGTTGGCGCAACACGGCCCAGTGGTGCCGCAATACCCTTGTGCGGGAAGGCTTGATGAAAAGCGACTCTCCCCACGGCATTTGGGAAATTACCGAGGCCGGGAAGAAGTGGCTAAAACATGAAAGCCCGCAGTAG
- a CDS encoding DUF3644 domain-containing protein — protein sequence MKARSRELLDRSIAAMVAAIDVYNKPDFRYRAESFTILTLNAWELLLKAKWLAMHRNRLSSLYVQQGGGSKRSRYKHTRSGSPFTHSAHTRNQTARLSTSRFTVTP from the coding sequence ATGAAAGCCCGCAGTAGAGAACTCCTCGATCGCAGCATCGCCGCCATGGTCGCGGCGATTGACGTCTATAACAAGCCCGATTTTCGCTATCGCGCCGAGTCGTTCACCATCCTTACGCTCAATGCCTGGGAACTTTTGCTCAAAGCCAAATGGCTGGCGATGCACCGGAACCGCTTGAGCAGTCTCTACGTGCAGCAGGGAGGGGGTAGCAAGCGGTCGCGCTACAAGCACACGCGTTCGGGAAGCCCCTTCACGCACAGCGCCCATACCCGCAACCAGACGGCACGGTTAAGCACCAGCCGTTTCACAGTTACACCATGA